From a region of the Arachis ipaensis cultivar K30076 chromosome B09, Araip1.1, whole genome shotgun sequence genome:
- the LOC107619478 gene encoding FHA domain-containing protein PS1-like yields MAMAAENIDQQQQEEEGGELRIPVLTVLKNNSILKNIFIVVNIDSTVLIGRHHKCDVVLAHPSVSRFHLRIFCHPSSRSLSLTDLSSVHGTWLNGTKLQAGVSVLMNEGDTFTVGVSSRVYRLSWIPFTRAFDSHIPFVFQFNANLPHNQQQQLEMIKEVSFSTEEVQSVDLITDSYNSLLVEQNEERNQHFKDETFEVQNDPMETETSHFSVKVDSDNEPFERRNQVLLPPFIQSVDEVCSTEKTEACPEAELLEETNLLCTLREYLTESLCLPVVEALQGTTMQQFQTPHNSANTQFPLRRQEASIEEHGSSFLTNIDSESIDGKRVASVTAISRESECTMGVNDSGERFFSSENSSLLVEAVDVNSISDGEEQEKCCEELSNLQTRQNEQGDSLDGIVDDTGSKSASSVCLKLAPVESLSTQVPPEAALNVTSKKEKQTLQSLIAIAGCCEVEMLESHAEATECGNICHKKGLPLDEADEDIGNKYSSGSINPISIIVESVTSSVPQEADLLITNKKEDQNMQSLIAAVGNSDNEVFESFEEAKVMVKSFHEQVHLPHETIQEEHVDSPAPQEVILKITSDEENQTLQPLSAVTGSSEMEIIESGVEAMEGAKYSYKQGHPMDEAVEDIANDCSGTIYPISVLNESVNSSVTDQADIKITNNMGNQTPKSRIPLKGFSDKRTLHSCVNGTERSSAFVNIWLRGGKAASSPQVRARRSRCMSITNVYTEVEMSCEKDIMNKSFPKKDLFSVFDTEEKIFAQNKENFSPNMRFVRIKGNHPKSQRSSCSEVNSSPNINSNESISSISYKENKAPKVVQARKSRRKALECCTNWNEKQDTMKLKKKKERPIQSLMNSAGKLKSESSGPVSDAKSVDGGSCASVSDNCTKPCHFNGEQKRSWDMVVDTASLLNKESRKALQLLQGLNGTRLIIPRLVIRELESMRRQFGIFKRVSEASFALEWIKECMVNTTWWIHIESSMEERRMVAPMPSTSPQPQFVEDEISILGPYISKKMASPTVEDHILDCALLLRKGDNNRQLVLLSDVVPLKIKSMAEGLLCETVREFQQSLVNPFSQRFMWTNSTPRGLTWSYQDDVVLREKYCGLPSKTGLKLITEQYLYSQA; encoded by the exons ATGGCAATGGCAGCTGAGAACATTGACCAGcagcaacaagaagaagaagggggagaATTGAGAATCCCGGTTTTGACTGTTCTCAAGAACAACTCGATCCTCAAGAACATCTTCATCGTCGTCAACATCGATTCAACGGTCCTAATTGGCCGCCACCACAAATGCGACGTCGTTCTCGCTCACCCAAGTGTCAGCCGCTTCCACCTCCGCATCTTCTGCCACCCTTCTTCCCGTTCTCTCTCCCTCACTGACCTCTCTTCTG TACATGGAACATGGCTCAATGGCACCAAGCTTCAGGCAGGAGTCAGTGTTCTCATGAACGAAGGTGACACCTTCACCGTTGGGGTTTCCTCTAGGGTTTATCGTCTCTCTTGGATTCCCTTTACTCGCGCTTTTGATTCGCATATTCCCTTTGTCTTCCAATTCAATGCAAATTTGCCTcacaatcaacaacaacaattggAGATGATTAAG GAGGTGAGTTTTTCTACAGAAGAAGTTCAATCGGTGGATTTGATTACAGACTCCTACAATTCTCTGTTAGTGGAACAAAATGAAGAAAGAAATCAGCATTTTAAAGATGAAacatttgaagttcagaatgacccTATGGAAACTGAAACATCACATTTTTCTGTGAAAGTTGATAGTGATAATGAACCATTTGAACGTCGAAACCAAGTACTATTACCACCTTTCATTCAATCAGTTGATGAAGTTTGCAGCACAGAGAAGACTGAAGCTTGTCCTGAAGCAGAATTGCTTGAGGAAACTAATTTGCTTTGCACATTGAGAGAGTATTTGACAGAGAGCTTATGTCTGCCTGTTGTGGAAGCACTCCAGGGGACAACAATGCAACAATTTCAAACTCCACACAATTCAGCTAATACGCAATTTCCACTTAGGAGGCAAGAGGCTTCCATAGAAGAGCATGGCTCTAGCTTTCTGACTAATATTGATTCAGAATCTATTGATGGAAAACGTGTAGCTTCAGTAACTGCAATATCTAGAGAATCTGAATGCACAATGGGAGTTAATGACTCTGGAGAAAGATTTTTCAGTTCTGAGAATTCATCTCTGCTAGTTGAAGCAGTTGATGTGAATTCAATATCTGATGGAGAAGAGCAAGAGAAATGTTGTGAAGAGTTGTCAAATTTGCAGACCCGCCAGAATGAACAAGGGGACTCATTGGATGGAATAGTTGACGATACTGGGAGCAAGTCAGCAAGCAGCGTTTGCCTCAAATTAGCTCCGGTAGAATCGTTGAGTACTCAGGTTCCGCCAGAAGCTGCTTTAAATGTTACAAGCAAGAAAGAGAAGCAGACACTGCAATCGCTCATTGCCATAGCAGGGTGCTGTGAGGTGGAAATGCTTGAAAGCCATGCAGAAGCAACAGAGTGCGGTAACATTTGTCACAAGAAAGGGCTCCCTCTGGATGAAGCAGATGAAGATATTGGAAACAAGTATTCTTCTGGTAGTATCAATCCCATATCAATTATCGTAGAGTCAGTGACTTCTTCTGTGCCTCAGGAAGCTGATTTACTTATCACAAACAAGAAAGAGGACCAGAACATGCAATCTCTTATTGCCGCCGTAGGAAACTCTGATAATGAAGTCTTTGAAAGTTTTGAAGAAGCGAAAGTGATGGTTAAATCTTTTCATGAGCAAGTGCACTTGCCACATGAAACAATTCAAGAAGAACATGTGGATTCTCCGGCACCTCAAGAAGTTATTCTAAAGATTACAAGTGATGAAGAGAACCAGACCCTACAACCTCTCAGTGCTGTGACAGGAAGCTCTGAGATGGAAATAATTGAAAGTGGTGTAGAAGCAATGGAAGGTGCTAAATATTCCTACAAGCAAGGGCACCCAATGGATGAAGCAGTCGAAGATATTGCAAATGATTGCTCAGGTACCATCTATCCCATATCAGTTCTGAATGAATCAGTGAATTCCTCAGTCACTGATCAAGCTGATATAAAGATTACAAACAACATGGGAAACCAGACCCCAAAATCTCGCATTCCCTTGAAAGGATTCTCTGATAAGAGAACTCTTCACAGCTGTGTAAACGGAACAGAGAGAAGTTCAGCCTTTGTTAATATTTGGTTACGAGGAGGTAAGGCTGCTAGTTCTCCTCAGGTTCGAGCTAGAAGGAGTAGATGTATGagcataactaatgtttatactGAAGTTGAGATGAGTTGTGAGAAGGATATCATGAACAAATCATTCCCCAAGAAAGATCTTTTCTCTGTTTTTGACACTGAAGAAAAAATATTTGCTCAAAATAAGGAAAACTTCAGCCCAAATATGCGGTTCGTCAGAATTAAGGGAAACCATCCTAAGTCACAAAGGTCATCCTGTTCAGAGGTTAATTCTAGCCCCAACATCAATTCAAATGAAAGCATAAGTTCCATTTCATACAAAGAGAACAAGGCTCCAAAAGTAGTTCAAGCTCGGAAGTCACGAAGAAAAGCCCTTGAATGTTGTACCAACTGGAATGAGAAACAAGATACtatgaaattgaagaagaagaaagagaggccCATCCAATCACTAATGAACTCTGCAGGCAAGCTCAAGTCAGAGTCTTCTGGTCCTGTTTCTGATGCAAAAAGCGTTGATGGTGGTAGTTGTGCATCAGTTTCAGACAATTGCACTAAACCCTGT CATTTTAATGGAGAACAAAAACGAAGCTGGGATATGGTTGTGGACACTGCATCTCTTCTGAACAAGGAGTCAAGGAAAGCTTTGCAGCTTTTACAAGGTCTCAATGGGACTCGTTTAATCATTCCAAGATTGG TTATAAGGGAACTGGAAAGTATGAGGAGACAATTTGGAATCTTTAAAAGAGTGTCGGAGGCTTCTTTCGCATTGGAATGGATCAAAGAATGCATGGTGAACACAACCTGGTGGATTCATATCGAAAGCTCAATGGAGGAGCGCAGGATGGTTGCTCCAATGCCATCTACTTCACCTCAGCCTCAATTTGTTGAAGACGAGATTTCTATTCTAGGTCCCTACATCTCAAAGAAAATGGCTTCACCAACAGTTGAAGATCATATCCTTGACTGTGCTCTTCTACTTAGAAAAGGGGATAATAACAGACAACTTGTCCTGCTTAGTGATGTTGTCCCTTTGAAAATCAAATCCATGGCAGAG GGGTTGTTATGTGAGACAGTACGAGAATTTCAGCAAAGTTTAGTGAATCCCTTCTCCCAGAGATTCATGTGGACCAATAGCACTCCTAGAGGATTGACTTGGTCTTACCAAGatgatgtagttttgagggagaaaTATTGTGGTTTGCCATCAAAGACTGGTTTGAAACTCATCACTGAACAGTATTTGTACTCTCAAGCTTGA
- the LOC107618174 gene encoding protein SENSITIVE TO PROTON RHIZOTOXICITY 1, whose amino-acid sequence MDPKGSLCSNNWARSACLTSPGNGLQTNMSSDPSPFCGVRIEAPFKDFNQPSTNQSLLMAEPNKDIKISDIENCPLTDSSSQTGKLQDWDPNVMLNNLSFLEEKIHQLQGLVHLIDNKKCQPFAQPDALVTQEQQLITADLTSIIVQLISTAGSLLPSVRHTLANTSPLVSQLSQLRGLNLPFGSGPSGGIQPQNNNVNKVFDQSTQNDVPNNCEVEQNNMEEHETKDEEDVEEGENLPPGSYEILQLEKEEILAPHTHFCTICGKGFKRDANLRMHMRGHGDEYKTPAALAKPHKETGSEPKLIKRYSCPYAGCKRNKDHKKFQPLKTILCVKNHYKRTHCDKSYTCSRCHTKKFSVMADLKTHEKHCGKDKWLCSCGTTFSRKDKLFGHIALFQGHTPAIPLEETKVPAAPTDLDSKDNTCDKVGNMNFCFGSNPPNENEVQNIMDVKGNIDDPINYFSSLNFEGCNFGGFNEFSQSPFEDSDASFSFLMSGSFNYAPKPGCESTSDNL is encoded by the coding sequence ATGGATCCAAAAGGGAGCCTGTGTTCTAACAACTGGGCTAGGTCCGCTTGCTTGACCTCTCCCGGGAATGGATTGCAGACAAATATGTCATCGGATCCATCCCCTTTTTGTGGTGTTCGGATTGAAGCGCCTTTCAAAGACTTCAACCAACCCTCTACTAACCAGTCTTTGCTTATGGCGGAGCCAAACAAGGATATTAAGATTTCTGATATAGAGAACTGTCCACTGACTGACTCATCATCGCAAACCGGTAAACTTCAAGATTGGGATCCGAATGTGATGTTAAATAACCTTTCCTTTCTGGAAGAAAAGATTCATCAGCTCCAGGGTCTTGTTCATTTGATTGATAATAAGAAGTGTCAACCTTTTGCGCAACCTGATGCGCTTGTGACACAGGAGCAGCAACTCATCACAGCCGATCTTACATCAATTATTGTTCAACTGATCTCTACTGCTGGTAGTCTTCTCCCGTCCGTTAGGCACACTCTCGCAAACACAAGTCCATTGGTCAGTCAGCTTAGCCAGCTTCGTGGCCTTAACCTTCCTTTTGGATCCGGCCCCAGTGGTGGTATTCAGCCACAaaataataatgtaaataaagTGTTTGATCAGTCCACTCAGAATGATGTACCTAATAATTGTGAAGTGGAGCAAAACAACATGGAAGAGCATGAAACAAAAGATGAAGAAGATGTGGAGGAGGGAGAGAACCTTCCACCTGGTTCCTATGAGATTTTGCAGTTAGAGAAAGAAGAAATCCTTGCACCCCATACACATTTCTGTACAATTTGTGGGAAGGGATTCAAGAGGGATGCGAATCTTCGCATGCACATGCGGGGACATGGGGATGAGTACAAAACCCCGGCGGCTCTTGCAAAGCCACATAAAGAAACCGGATCCgaaccaaagctcatcaagaggtATTCCTGTCCCTATGCCGGCTGCAAGCGAAATAAGGATCACAAGAAGTTCCAACCTTTAAAGACCATTTTATGTGTTAAAAACCACTACAAAAGGACGCATTGCGACAAGAGTTACACTTGTAGCAGATGCCACACCAAGAAGTTTTCAGTCATGGCAGACCTTAAAACTCATGAAAAGCACTGTGGTAAGGATAAATGGCTTTGTTCATGCGGTACAACATTTTCGAGGAAGGACAAGCTTTTCGGACACATTGCTCTTTTCCAAGGCCATACACCTGCAATTCCTTTGGAAGAAACTAAAGTACCGGCGGCTCCAACCGATCTTGACAGCAAAGATAACACATGTGATAAGGTTGGAAATATGAACTTCTGTTTCGGATCAAATCCTCCAAATGAAAATGAAGTTCAAAACATCATGGATGTGAAGGGTAACATTGATGATCCAATTAATTATTTCTCATCATTGAACTTTGAAGGTTGCAACTTTGGTGGGTTTAATGAATTCTCCCAGTCTCCATTTGAAGATTCAGATGCTTCTTTCTCATTTCTTATGTCTGGATCTTTTAACTATGCTCCTAAACCAGGATGTGAATCAACTTCTGACAATCTGTAG